In Juglans microcarpa x Juglans regia isolate MS1-56 chromosome 8D, Jm3101_v1.0, whole genome shotgun sequence, the following are encoded in one genomic region:
- the LOC121242018 gene encoding UPF0481 protein At3g47200-like produces MKERFETVMAAGENAANQPQSAPTPKLQKVIFLLRDHKNFAKYYEPRVVSLGPIHHGKERYRLGETYKLRLTKDFVTESCENASINNLYKKIEQEIEELRKCFEEEVTKRYDNGDLAWILFVDGCAILQYIYYAVKDKFKEKNIKDDSVAFCQQDLFLLENQLPYRLLESLMSLSKMRDEFRNSIQNFIKRNHNMVLEGGQQLSGNGERSEDSEPPLPTHLLDLLRTSLLGPPGAQKHTMNSQIERKDPEWQSYRNLQELKAAGIIVKRSCIKTGPKFLNMIAYEMCLDFYNDFGVTSYISFLDSLIDEASDVKDLRKARVLYNFLGSDEEVAQLFNEIGTDLVPNLEAYKDVKYQIQECYDNTWMRFTAEFFHYHFLTSWTGFASLGAFFALFLGATQTWFAVFSPDHCDDFCKKFTQNL; encoded by the exons ATGAAGGAAAGGTTCGAAACGGTAATGGCAGCCGGAGAAAATGCGGCAAATCAACCCCAATCGGCCCCAACACCAAAGCTGCAGAAGGTTATCTTCTTGCTCCGTGATCACAAGAATTTTGCAAAGTATTACGAACCAAGAGTGGTATCTTTGGGTCCCATCCATCATGGCAAGGAAAGGTACCGGTTGGGAGAGACATACAAGCTCAGATTGACCAAAGATTTTGTTACAGAAAGTTGCGAGAATGCAAGTATAAACAATTTATACAAGAAAATAGAGCAGGAAATCGAGGAACTCAGGAAATGCTTCGAGGAAGAGGTGACTAAGCGCTACGATAATGGCGACCTCGCCTGGATACTGTTCGTGGACGGCTGTGCAATACTGCAATACATATACTACGCTGTTAAGGACAAGTTCAAAGAGAAGAATATAAAAGACGACAGCGTAGCCTTTTGCCAACAGGATTTGTTCCTGCTGGAGAACCAACTCCCGTATCGGCTCCTGGAGTCGTTGATGAGCCTGAGCAAGATGAGAGATGAGTTCAGGAATTCGAttcagaatttcattaaaagaaaCCACAACATGGTACTAGAGGGTGGTCAGCAATTATCAGGAAATGGAGAAAGATCAGAGGATTCAGAACCCCCGCTGCCGACCCATCTTCTGGATCTTCTGAGGACAAGCCTCTTGGGCCCGCCAGGGGCTCAGAAACACACTATGAACAGCCAAATAGAACGGAAGGACCCAGAATGGCAATCCTACCGCAATTTGCAGGAGCTTAAAGCAGCAGGAATCATCGTGAAAAGGAGTTGTATTAAAACTG GGCCAAAGTTCTTGAACATGATAGCCTACGAAATGTGTCTGGACTTCTACAACGACTTCGGCGTCACCTCCTACATTTCCTTCCTCGACTCGCTCATCGATGAAGCCAGCGACGTCAAGGACCTAAGAAAAGCGCGAGTGCTGTACAACTTCCTCGGCAGCGACGAGGAAGTTGCTCAGCTATTCAATGAGATAGGGACAGACTTGGTGCCAAACCTCGAGGCATACAAGGATGTCAAGTACCAGATTCAGGAATGCTACGACAACACTTGGATGAGATTCACAGCTGAGTTCTTTCACTATCATTTCCTCACCTCCTGGACGGGCTTCGCTTCTTTGGGTGCATTTTTTGCGCTTTTTCTGGGTGCCACTCAGACGTGGTTTGCAGTATTCTCCCCTGACCATTGCGATGATTTTTGCAAGAAATTTACACAAAACTTATGA